The following proteins are encoded in a genomic region of Syngnathus acus chromosome 22, fSynAcu1.2, whole genome shotgun sequence:
- the LOC119116427 gene encoding serine/threonine-protein kinase Nek9 isoform X2: protein MSLAEYERHFDSLSSDLASGSVLSERSTSATFNGEEEKLHYIPIRILGRGAFGEATLYRRTEDNSLVVWKEVDLNSLSERERRDVMNEIEILSILEHNNIIAYFNHFIDKNTLLIELEYCNGGNLYDKIVQQKGKLFNKEVVIWFLYQIASAVAHIHKAGILHRDIKTLNIFLTKTDLIKLGDYGLAKKLGSEFSMAETCVGTPYYMSPELCQGAKYNFKSDIWAMGCVLFEVLTLTRTFDATNALNLCVKIVQGNWTMDVNRDVYGAELIKLIYECLNQDPAKRPTAEQILDQPVLSCCRQELAERVALLNSAMKKPKLSTATETPVAVVTTRSREVYFWGGGKFTPQKLDTFKGGSGAQHVCAGESHFAVVTVEKELYTWANVQGGTKMVGQLGHGDQASYRQPKRVEKLQGKAIRQVACGTDFTVCITDEDQMYTFGSDYYGCIGVEGVMGMQILEPVLLEFFEERPVRQVSCGDNHVVVLTHSGDIFSWGCGEYGRLGLECEDDFSSPMQVELPKGATISSVSCSSDGTFFLTDTGKVLACGNNEFNKLGLNQEFSGLKHHPGEGYQAIPYTTTLTLAKQLSRFAIHTIAPGRNHTAAIDERGRLLTFGCNKYGQLGVKDFKKHQGVQVLVGPFGGKIVKLVSCGDGFTIAATEDNQIFAWGNAGNGRLGMPADKGFGSEVCPAMPRPIFGSLHHVPDLSCRNWHTIIIMEKVLNSKTIRSNSSGLSVGSGIGQDGSIATVDLEMEPGSETECQDRGLGGTVEVDLDACNLETPMMSMANQTGDSSCPLWLRKELEDAEFIPIPDESDIPPDELPSFSESTTLPYNELKDLKAVAAAVSSEHDLSSTRASDDKLNGLEEAVVFSQGDSITCCRASSEVAELREMVTQQEKRIQMLEKQVNDQQKDNERLLAAFNRLSLLETRCDNNGNHCDGHVPDDGGAARASGFTPHGGRPAGSSL, encoded by the exons ATGTCACTGGCCGAGTATGAGCGACATTTCGACTCGCTCAGTTCCGATTTGGCCAGCGGGTCTGTGCTGAGCGAGCGGTCAACGTCAGCCACGTTTAATGGCGAAGAGGAGAAGTTGCATTACATTCCCATCCGGATCCTCGGGAGGGGGGCGTTCGGTGAAGCGACGCTGTACAGAAGAACCGAG GACAACTCCCTGGTTGTATGGAAGGAGGTGGACCTGAACTCGCTCTCTGAACGTGAGCGCAGGGATGTCATGAATGAAATCGAAATACTATCCATCTTGGAGCACAACAACATCATTGCTTACTTCAATCACTTCATAGACAAAAACACTCTGCTCATTGAGCTTGAATATTGCAATG GTGGAAATCTTTATGACAAAATCGTCCAACAGAAGGGCAAACTTTTTAATAAGGAG GTGGTTATTTGGTTCCTGTACCAGATTGCTTCGGCCGTGGCCCACATTCACAAAGCTGGCATTTTACACAG GGATATCAAAACGCTCAACATTTTCCTGACCAAGACTGACCTCATCAAGCTCGGTGATTACGGTCTTGCCAAGAAACTCGGCTCGGAGTTTTCGATGGCAGAAACG TGCGTGGGAACTCCATATTATATGTCGCCAGAATTGTGCCAGGGAGCAAAGTACAACTTCAAATCTGATATCTGGGCCATGGGCTGTGTGCTTTTTGAAGTCTTAACTCTTACAAGAACATTTGATGCTACG AATGCTCTCAACCTGTGTGTAAAAATAGTTCAGGGAAACTGGACTATGGATGTGAACCGGGATGTTTATGGAGCTGAATTGATTAAGCTAATTTACGAGTGTCTTAATCAA GATCCTGCAAAGAGACCAACAGCTGAGCAGATTCTGGACCAGCCGGTCCTCTCCTGTTGCCGACA GGAGCTTGCAGAGCGAGTCGCCCTGCTGAATTCTGCAATGAAGAAACCAAA GCTGAGTACAGCCACCGAGACCCCTGTTGCCGTGGTGACCACACGCTCAAGAGAGGTGTATTTCTGGGGCGGAGGCAAGTTCACGCCCCAGAAACTGGACACTTTTAAAGGGGGCAGCGGTGCTCAACATGTATGTGCTGGAGAGAGTCACTTTGCAGTGGTGACGGTGGAAAAAGAACTGTACACTTGGGCG AATGTTCAAGGCGGCACCAAGATGGTGGGCCAACTGGGGCATGGAGATCAAGCTTCCTATCGACAACCCAAAAGGGTTGAGAAGCTCCAGGGAAAGGCCATCCGACAGGTGGCGTGCGGTACTGACTTCACTGTCTGCATCACTG ATGAGGACCAAATGTACACGTTTGGCTCAGACTATTACGGCTGCATCGGTGTGGAGGGTGTCATGGGCATGCAGATCCTGGAGCCGGTGCTTCTGGAGTTTTTTGAGGAGCGGCCGGTCCGTCAGGTTTCTTGCGGAGACAACCATGTGGTGGTGCTCACCCACAGTGGAGACATCTTCTCCTGGGGTTGTGGAGAGTATG GGCGACTAGGTTTGGAATGTGAGGAtgatttttcttctccaaTGCAA GTGGAGCTCCCCAAAGGCGCCACCATCTCGTCTGTGTCATGTAGCAGTGACGGAACCTTCTTCTTGACAGACACTGGCAAAGTTCTAGCTTGTGGGAACAATGAATTCAACAAGCTAGGTCTGAACCAAGAATTCTCCGGTCTCAAACACCACCCTGGAGAG GGTTACCAGGCCATCCCTTATACCACAACACTGACTTTGGCAAAGCAGCTGTCACGCTTTGCCATCCATACTATAGCTCCAGGGAGAAACCATACAGCCGCCATTGACG AACGTGGTCGCCTCCTCACATTCGGGTGTAACAAGTACGGCCAGCTAGGTGTCAAAGATTTTAAGAAACACCAAGGTGTGCAAGTCCTGGTTGGACCATTTGGGGGAAAGATCGTCAAATTAGTTTCTTGTGGGGATGGCTTCACAATCGCAGCAACGGAGG acaaTCAGATCTTCGCATGGGGAAATGCAGGAAACGGGCGACTCGGAATGCCTGCTGACAAGGGATTCGGTTCAGAGGTTTGTCCCGCCATGCCGAGGCCCATCTTTGGATCCCTCCACCACGTGCCAGACCTTTCTTGTCGTAACTGGCataccatcatcatcatgg AAAAAGTGCTCAACTCCAAGACCATTCGCTCGAACAGCAGTGGATTGTCAGTTGGTAGTG GGATTGGACAGGATGGTTCCATAGCCACCGTGGATCTGGAAATGGAGCCGGGTTCCGAGACGGAGTGTCAGGACAGGGGCCTCGGGGGTACTGTGGAGGTTGATCTGGATGCTTGCAATTTGGAAACGCCAATGATGTCGATGGCAAATCAGACTGGAGACAGTTCGTGTCCTCTCTGGCTGAGAAAG GAGCTTGAGGATGCTGAGTTTATCCCAATACCTGATGAGTCAGATATTCCTCCAGACGAGCTGCCATCTTTCTCAGAGAGTACCACTCTGCCGTATAATGAGCTGAAGGACCTGAAGGCTGTTGCAGCAGCTGTCAGCAGTGAGCATGACCTATCG AGCACGCGAGCAAGCGATGACAAACTTAACGGCCTCGAGGAGGCCGTCGTCTTCAGCCAAGGGGACTCGATCACGTGCTGCAGAGCAAGTAGCGAGGTGGCAGAG CTGCGAGAGATGGTCACTCAGCAAGAGAAGAGGATCCAGATGCTGGAGAAGCAG GTCAATGACCAGCAAAAGGACAACGAGAGATTGTTGGCAGCTTTCAACCGGCTATCGCTGCTGGAAACTAGGTGTGACAATAACGGCAACCATTGCGACGGTCACGTACCTGACGATGGGGGAGCAGCACGAGCATCTGGGTTCACACCGCATGGGGGCAGACCTGCAGGGTCCAGCTTATGA
- the LOC119116427 gene encoding serine/threonine-protein kinase Nek9 isoform X1 produces MSLAEYERHFDSLSSDLASGSVLSERSTSATFNGEEEKLHYIPIRILGRGAFGEATLYRRTEDNSLVVWKEVDLNSLSERERRDVMNEIEILSILEHNNIIAYFNHFIDKNTLLIELEYCNGGNLYDKIVQQKGKLFNKEVVIWFLYQIASAVAHIHKAGILHRDIKTLNIFLTKTDLIKLGDYGLAKKLGSEFSMAETCVGTPYYMSPELCQGAKYNFKSDIWAMGCVLFEVLTLTRTFDATNALNLCVKIVQGNWTMDVNRDVYGAELIKLIYECLNQDPAKRPTAEQILDQPVLSCCRQELAERVALLNSAMKKPKLSTATETPVAVVTTRSREVYFWGGGKFTPQKLDTFKGGSGAQHVCAGESHFAVVTVEKELYTWANVQGGTKMVGQLGHGDQASYRQPKRVEKLQGKAIRQVACGTDFTVCITDEDQMYTFGSDYYGCIGVEGVMGMQILEPVLLEFFEERPVRQVSCGDNHVVVLTHSGDIFSWGCGEYGRLGLECEDDFSSPMQVELPKGATISSVSCSSDGTFFLTDTGKVLACGNNEFNKLGLNQEFSGLKHHPGEVLGYQAIPYTTTLTLAKQLSRFAIHTIAPGRNHTAAIDERGRLLTFGCNKYGQLGVKDFKKHQGVQVLVGPFGGKIVKLVSCGDGFTIAATEDNQIFAWGNAGNGRLGMPADKGFGSEVCPAMPRPIFGSLHHVPDLSCRNWHTIIIMEKVLNSKTIRSNSSGLSVGSGIGQDGSIATVDLEMEPGSETECQDRGLGGTVEVDLDACNLETPMMSMANQTGDSSCPLWLRKELEDAEFIPIPDESDIPPDELPSFSESTTLPYNELKDLKAVAAAVSSEHDLSSTRASDDKLNGLEEAVVFSQGDSITCCRASSEVAELREMVTQQEKRIQMLEKQVNDQQKDNERLLAAFNRLSLLETRCDNNGNHCDGHVPDDGGAARASGFTPHGGRPAGSSL; encoded by the exons ATGTCACTGGCCGAGTATGAGCGACATTTCGACTCGCTCAGTTCCGATTTGGCCAGCGGGTCTGTGCTGAGCGAGCGGTCAACGTCAGCCACGTTTAATGGCGAAGAGGAGAAGTTGCATTACATTCCCATCCGGATCCTCGGGAGGGGGGCGTTCGGTGAAGCGACGCTGTACAGAAGAACCGAG GACAACTCCCTGGTTGTATGGAAGGAGGTGGACCTGAACTCGCTCTCTGAACGTGAGCGCAGGGATGTCATGAATGAAATCGAAATACTATCCATCTTGGAGCACAACAACATCATTGCTTACTTCAATCACTTCATAGACAAAAACACTCTGCTCATTGAGCTTGAATATTGCAATG GTGGAAATCTTTATGACAAAATCGTCCAACAGAAGGGCAAACTTTTTAATAAGGAG GTGGTTATTTGGTTCCTGTACCAGATTGCTTCGGCCGTGGCCCACATTCACAAAGCTGGCATTTTACACAG GGATATCAAAACGCTCAACATTTTCCTGACCAAGACTGACCTCATCAAGCTCGGTGATTACGGTCTTGCCAAGAAACTCGGCTCGGAGTTTTCGATGGCAGAAACG TGCGTGGGAACTCCATATTATATGTCGCCAGAATTGTGCCAGGGAGCAAAGTACAACTTCAAATCTGATATCTGGGCCATGGGCTGTGTGCTTTTTGAAGTCTTAACTCTTACAAGAACATTTGATGCTACG AATGCTCTCAACCTGTGTGTAAAAATAGTTCAGGGAAACTGGACTATGGATGTGAACCGGGATGTTTATGGAGCTGAATTGATTAAGCTAATTTACGAGTGTCTTAATCAA GATCCTGCAAAGAGACCAACAGCTGAGCAGATTCTGGACCAGCCGGTCCTCTCCTGTTGCCGACA GGAGCTTGCAGAGCGAGTCGCCCTGCTGAATTCTGCAATGAAGAAACCAAA GCTGAGTACAGCCACCGAGACCCCTGTTGCCGTGGTGACCACACGCTCAAGAGAGGTGTATTTCTGGGGCGGAGGCAAGTTCACGCCCCAGAAACTGGACACTTTTAAAGGGGGCAGCGGTGCTCAACATGTATGTGCTGGAGAGAGTCACTTTGCAGTGGTGACGGTGGAAAAAGAACTGTACACTTGGGCG AATGTTCAAGGCGGCACCAAGATGGTGGGCCAACTGGGGCATGGAGATCAAGCTTCCTATCGACAACCCAAAAGGGTTGAGAAGCTCCAGGGAAAGGCCATCCGACAGGTGGCGTGCGGTACTGACTTCACTGTCTGCATCACTG ATGAGGACCAAATGTACACGTTTGGCTCAGACTATTACGGCTGCATCGGTGTGGAGGGTGTCATGGGCATGCAGATCCTGGAGCCGGTGCTTCTGGAGTTTTTTGAGGAGCGGCCGGTCCGTCAGGTTTCTTGCGGAGACAACCATGTGGTGGTGCTCACCCACAGTGGAGACATCTTCTCCTGGGGTTGTGGAGAGTATG GGCGACTAGGTTTGGAATGTGAGGAtgatttttcttctccaaTGCAA GTGGAGCTCCCCAAAGGCGCCACCATCTCGTCTGTGTCATGTAGCAGTGACGGAACCTTCTTCTTGACAGACACTGGCAAAGTTCTAGCTTGTGGGAACAATGAATTCAACAAGCTAGGTCTGAACCAAGAATTCTCCGGTCTCAAACACCACCCTGGAGAGGTACTG GGTTACCAGGCCATCCCTTATACCACAACACTGACTTTGGCAAAGCAGCTGTCACGCTTTGCCATCCATACTATAGCTCCAGGGAGAAACCATACAGCCGCCATTGACG AACGTGGTCGCCTCCTCACATTCGGGTGTAACAAGTACGGCCAGCTAGGTGTCAAAGATTTTAAGAAACACCAAGGTGTGCAAGTCCTGGTTGGACCATTTGGGGGAAAGATCGTCAAATTAGTTTCTTGTGGGGATGGCTTCACAATCGCAGCAACGGAGG acaaTCAGATCTTCGCATGGGGAAATGCAGGAAACGGGCGACTCGGAATGCCTGCTGACAAGGGATTCGGTTCAGAGGTTTGTCCCGCCATGCCGAGGCCCATCTTTGGATCCCTCCACCACGTGCCAGACCTTTCTTGTCGTAACTGGCataccatcatcatcatgg AAAAAGTGCTCAACTCCAAGACCATTCGCTCGAACAGCAGTGGATTGTCAGTTGGTAGTG GGATTGGACAGGATGGTTCCATAGCCACCGTGGATCTGGAAATGGAGCCGGGTTCCGAGACGGAGTGTCAGGACAGGGGCCTCGGGGGTACTGTGGAGGTTGATCTGGATGCTTGCAATTTGGAAACGCCAATGATGTCGATGGCAAATCAGACTGGAGACAGTTCGTGTCCTCTCTGGCTGAGAAAG GAGCTTGAGGATGCTGAGTTTATCCCAATACCTGATGAGTCAGATATTCCTCCAGACGAGCTGCCATCTTTCTCAGAGAGTACCACTCTGCCGTATAATGAGCTGAAGGACCTGAAGGCTGTTGCAGCAGCTGTCAGCAGTGAGCATGACCTATCG AGCACGCGAGCAAGCGATGACAAACTTAACGGCCTCGAGGAGGCCGTCGTCTTCAGCCAAGGGGACTCGATCACGTGCTGCAGAGCAAGTAGCGAGGTGGCAGAG CTGCGAGAGATGGTCACTCAGCAAGAGAAGAGGATCCAGATGCTGGAGAAGCAG GTCAATGACCAGCAAAAGGACAACGAGAGATTGTTGGCAGCTTTCAACCGGCTATCGCTGCTGGAAACTAGGTGTGACAATAACGGCAACCATTGCGACGGTCACGTACCTGACGATGGGGGAGCAGCACGAGCATCTGGGTTCACACCGCATGGGGGCAGACCTGCAGGGTCCAGCTTATGA
- the LOC119116427 gene encoding serine/threonine-protein kinase Nek9 isoform X4, whose product MSLAEYERHFDSLSSDLASGSVLSERSTSATFNGEEEKLHYIPIRILGRGAFGEATLYRRTEDNSLVVWKEVDLNSLSERERRDVMNEIEILSILEHNNIIAYFNHFIDKNTLLIELEYCNGGNLYDKIVQQKGKLFNKEVVIWFLYQIASAVAHIHKAGILHRDIKTLNIFLTKTDLIKLGDYGLAKKLGSEFSMAETCVGTPYYMSPELCQGAKYNFKSDIWAMGCVLFEVLTLTRTFDATNALNLCVKIVQGNWTMDVNRDVYGAELIKLIYECLNQDPAKRPTAEQILDQPVLSCCRQELAERVALLNSAMKKPKLSTATETPVAVVTTRSREVYFWGGGKFTPQKLDTFKGGSGAQHVCAGESHFAVVTVEKELYTWANVQGGTKMVGQLGHGDQASYRQPKRVEKLQGKAIRQVACGTDFTVCITDEDQMYTFGSDYYGCIGVEGVMGMQILEPVLLEFFEERPVRQVSCGDNHVVVLTHSGDIFSWGCGEYGRLGLECEDDFSSPMQVELPKGATISSVSCSSDGTFFLTDTGKVLACGNNEFNKLGLNQEFSGLKHHPGEGYQAIPYTTTLTLAKQLSRFAIHTIAPGRNHTAAIDERGRLLTFGCNKYGQLGVKDFKKHQGVQVLVGPFGGKIVKLVSCGDGFTIAATEDNQIFAWGNAGNGRLGMPADKGFGSEVCPAMPRPIFGSLHHVPDLSCRNWHTIIIMEKVLNSKTIRSNSSGLSVGIGQDGSIATVDLEMEPGSETECQDRGLGGTVEVDLDACNLETPMMSMANQTGDSSCPLWLRKELEDAEFIPIPDESDIPPDELPSFSESTTLPYNELKDLKAVAAAVSSEHDLSSTRASDDKLNGLEEAVVFSQGDSITCCRASSEVAELREMVTQQEKRIQMLEKQVNDQQKDNERLLAAFNRLSLLETRCDNNGNHCDGHVPDDGGAARASGFTPHGGRPAGSSL is encoded by the exons ATGTCACTGGCCGAGTATGAGCGACATTTCGACTCGCTCAGTTCCGATTTGGCCAGCGGGTCTGTGCTGAGCGAGCGGTCAACGTCAGCCACGTTTAATGGCGAAGAGGAGAAGTTGCATTACATTCCCATCCGGATCCTCGGGAGGGGGGCGTTCGGTGAAGCGACGCTGTACAGAAGAACCGAG GACAACTCCCTGGTTGTATGGAAGGAGGTGGACCTGAACTCGCTCTCTGAACGTGAGCGCAGGGATGTCATGAATGAAATCGAAATACTATCCATCTTGGAGCACAACAACATCATTGCTTACTTCAATCACTTCATAGACAAAAACACTCTGCTCATTGAGCTTGAATATTGCAATG GTGGAAATCTTTATGACAAAATCGTCCAACAGAAGGGCAAACTTTTTAATAAGGAG GTGGTTATTTGGTTCCTGTACCAGATTGCTTCGGCCGTGGCCCACATTCACAAAGCTGGCATTTTACACAG GGATATCAAAACGCTCAACATTTTCCTGACCAAGACTGACCTCATCAAGCTCGGTGATTACGGTCTTGCCAAGAAACTCGGCTCGGAGTTTTCGATGGCAGAAACG TGCGTGGGAACTCCATATTATATGTCGCCAGAATTGTGCCAGGGAGCAAAGTACAACTTCAAATCTGATATCTGGGCCATGGGCTGTGTGCTTTTTGAAGTCTTAACTCTTACAAGAACATTTGATGCTACG AATGCTCTCAACCTGTGTGTAAAAATAGTTCAGGGAAACTGGACTATGGATGTGAACCGGGATGTTTATGGAGCTGAATTGATTAAGCTAATTTACGAGTGTCTTAATCAA GATCCTGCAAAGAGACCAACAGCTGAGCAGATTCTGGACCAGCCGGTCCTCTCCTGTTGCCGACA GGAGCTTGCAGAGCGAGTCGCCCTGCTGAATTCTGCAATGAAGAAACCAAA GCTGAGTACAGCCACCGAGACCCCTGTTGCCGTGGTGACCACACGCTCAAGAGAGGTGTATTTCTGGGGCGGAGGCAAGTTCACGCCCCAGAAACTGGACACTTTTAAAGGGGGCAGCGGTGCTCAACATGTATGTGCTGGAGAGAGTCACTTTGCAGTGGTGACGGTGGAAAAAGAACTGTACACTTGGGCG AATGTTCAAGGCGGCACCAAGATGGTGGGCCAACTGGGGCATGGAGATCAAGCTTCCTATCGACAACCCAAAAGGGTTGAGAAGCTCCAGGGAAAGGCCATCCGACAGGTGGCGTGCGGTACTGACTTCACTGTCTGCATCACTG ATGAGGACCAAATGTACACGTTTGGCTCAGACTATTACGGCTGCATCGGTGTGGAGGGTGTCATGGGCATGCAGATCCTGGAGCCGGTGCTTCTGGAGTTTTTTGAGGAGCGGCCGGTCCGTCAGGTTTCTTGCGGAGACAACCATGTGGTGGTGCTCACCCACAGTGGAGACATCTTCTCCTGGGGTTGTGGAGAGTATG GGCGACTAGGTTTGGAATGTGAGGAtgatttttcttctccaaTGCAA GTGGAGCTCCCCAAAGGCGCCACCATCTCGTCTGTGTCATGTAGCAGTGACGGAACCTTCTTCTTGACAGACACTGGCAAAGTTCTAGCTTGTGGGAACAATGAATTCAACAAGCTAGGTCTGAACCAAGAATTCTCCGGTCTCAAACACCACCCTGGAGAG GGTTACCAGGCCATCCCTTATACCACAACACTGACTTTGGCAAAGCAGCTGTCACGCTTTGCCATCCATACTATAGCTCCAGGGAGAAACCATACAGCCGCCATTGACG AACGTGGTCGCCTCCTCACATTCGGGTGTAACAAGTACGGCCAGCTAGGTGTCAAAGATTTTAAGAAACACCAAGGTGTGCAAGTCCTGGTTGGACCATTTGGGGGAAAGATCGTCAAATTAGTTTCTTGTGGGGATGGCTTCACAATCGCAGCAACGGAGG acaaTCAGATCTTCGCATGGGGAAATGCAGGAAACGGGCGACTCGGAATGCCTGCTGACAAGGGATTCGGTTCAGAGGTTTGTCCCGCCATGCCGAGGCCCATCTTTGGATCCCTCCACCACGTGCCAGACCTTTCTTGTCGTAACTGGCataccatcatcatcatgg AAAAAGTGCTCAACTCCAAGACCATTCGCTCGAACAGCAGTGGATTGTCAGTTG GGATTGGACAGGATGGTTCCATAGCCACCGTGGATCTGGAAATGGAGCCGGGTTCCGAGACGGAGTGTCAGGACAGGGGCCTCGGGGGTACTGTGGAGGTTGATCTGGATGCTTGCAATTTGGAAACGCCAATGATGTCGATGGCAAATCAGACTGGAGACAGTTCGTGTCCTCTCTGGCTGAGAAAG GAGCTTGAGGATGCTGAGTTTATCCCAATACCTGATGAGTCAGATATTCCTCCAGACGAGCTGCCATCTTTCTCAGAGAGTACCACTCTGCCGTATAATGAGCTGAAGGACCTGAAGGCTGTTGCAGCAGCTGTCAGCAGTGAGCATGACCTATCG AGCACGCGAGCAAGCGATGACAAACTTAACGGCCTCGAGGAGGCCGTCGTCTTCAGCCAAGGGGACTCGATCACGTGCTGCAGAGCAAGTAGCGAGGTGGCAGAG CTGCGAGAGATGGTCACTCAGCAAGAGAAGAGGATCCAGATGCTGGAGAAGCAG GTCAATGACCAGCAAAAGGACAACGAGAGATTGTTGGCAGCTTTCAACCGGCTATCGCTGCTGGAAACTAGGTGTGACAATAACGGCAACCATTGCGACGGTCACGTACCTGACGATGGGGGAGCAGCACGAGCATCTGGGTTCACACCGCATGGGGGCAGACCTGCAGGGTCCAGCTTATGA